One genomic segment of Melospiza georgiana isolate bMelGeo1 chromosome 21, bMelGeo1.pri, whole genome shotgun sequence includes these proteins:
- the ARHGDIA gene encoding rho GDP-dissociation inhibitor 1 gives MAEQEPTAEQLAQIAAENEEDEHSVNYKPPAQKSIQEIQELDKDDESLRKYKEALLGAVTVSADPNAPNVVVTKLTLVCATAPGPLELDLTGDLESYKKQSFVLKEGVEYRIKISFRVNREIVSGLKYIQHTFRKGVKIDKTEYMVGSYGPRAEEYEFLTPMEEAPKGMLARGSYNIKSKFTDDDKTDHLSWEWNLTIKKDWKD, from the exons atggcagagcaggagcccaCGGCAGAGCAGCTGGCCCAGATTGCAGCGGAGAATGAGGAGGACGAGCACTCTGTCAACTACAAGCCCCCTGCCCAGAAGAGCATCCAGGAGATCCAGGAGCTGGACAAGGACGACGAGAGCCTGCGCAAGTACAAGGAGGCCCTGCTGGGCGCCGTCACCGTCAGCGCAG ATCCCAACGCTCCAAATGTGGTGGTGACCAAACTGACCTTGGTCTGTGCTACTGCTCCAGGCCCCCTGGAGCTGGACCTGACAG GTGATCTGGAGAGCTACAAGAAGCAATCATTTGTGCTGAAGGAGGGCGTGGAATACCGGATAAAAATCTCCTTTAGG gtAAACAGGGAGATTGTGTCAGGATTGAAGTACATCCAGCACACGTTCCGGAAAGGGGTGAAAA tTGACAAGACCGAGTACATGGTTGGGAGCTATGGCCCCCGAGCAGAGGAGTACGAGTTTCTGACCCCCATGGAAGAGGCCCCCAAGGGCATGCTGGCCCGGGGCAGCTACAACATCAAATCCAAGTTCACAGATGATGATAAGACTGACCACCTGTCCTGGGAGTGGAACCTGACCATCAAGAAGGATTGGAAGGACTAG